A stretch of the Lineus longissimus chromosome 12, tnLinLong1.2, whole genome shotgun sequence genome encodes the following:
- the LOC135497192 gene encoding uncharacterized protein LOC135497192 translates to MAANINIVKVVKKAAERKRFAEATKKAREEEAARHTQLNLPPVFNKRHFCKGDVIVTSEARRIMVKNSLSFMTDDQPLTRNEISAMRCVVDGLRLIHKGVDYVKDCLAQCVTFEKHNPFQYVTKQQHESSLSCYYILHGSVEVTYDFSVSNSLQVFEPNIIYTHTSGEYLGLVRAEEDVQDISPPATVYTKEPCECLRVDRLKFHRTISRTRVNDIQEKENYMADKRCVLADLTAEERTKLVPKLLKVEFPPNKVIIRQGATDGEFVYFIISGRCKFFRNVILLESDKEVIFELDKIEEGALFGEECVLDPGQPCPCSVVTSCLTTCYKINRCEFKLKDTEHLIQLLTNHRHVLPSDEMLRNYGYSETLWKSYRESQVQDVVAGDAKPHFDNGREILRLQKNRQVSLSFDDTPKKRGIYSFLINEPKGQSSRSSRTQSARLPLVNPSVFQPAPANRNRSKSAASNNTENKVSALKPISPSDVDQKLQLEFIPKLMKNKGGHSKDFLLKVVEEYSKLHTRSICSQGSREKGPDIDARDLIRRFRLYQNPEEVRRAKWLFAAETIDYNILLTNSYPIEVDTKAMIKRAAAISEQYTEKLKAKRQQPEPQESWCTPIHEERETAKTQMAFDRFRTEILRRRLHKQKETKDSTSFLKHFINAERSYEDKINTTEDDGVKADDADSKTPKMTRRDTRSLFLRRSNPRNRTSSGLDLRLNSTIGTTTPSSSSIPFPRLKRVRTASVISLGPQLPHTTSPRKAKTPGAKNQTSHFDFSDTTTGRRPRSLSTTI, encoded by the exons ATGGCGGCCAACATCAACATCGTCAAGGTCGTGAAAAAAGCGGCCGAAAGAAAGCGGTTTGCTGAGGCGACCAAAAaagcgcgggaagaggaggcAGCCCGACACACACAACTAAATCTCCCGCCAGTTTTCAATAAACGTCACTTTTGCAAAGGCGATGTCATAGTGACGTCTGAGGCACGACGTATCATGGTGAAGAACAGCTTGTCATTCATGACGGATGACCAACCTTTGACTCGAAATGAGATCAGCGCGATGCGGTGTGTAGTGGACGGTTTGAGACTAATCCATAAAGGAGTAGACTATGTGAAAGATTGCCTTGCACAGTGTGTCACGTTTGAGAAGCATAATCCATTCCAGTACGTCACAAAACAACAGCACGAGTCGTCTCTCTCGTGCTATTACATCCTCCACGGGTCAGTCGAGGTGACGTATGACTTCAGTGTCTCAAATAGCCTGCAGGTGTTCGAGCCAAACATAATCTACACCCACACATCTGGGGAGTATTTGGGTTTGGTGAGGGCGGAGGAGGACGTGCAAGACATCTCACCCCCTGCTACAGTCTATACGAAGGAGCCGTGTGAATGTCTGAGGGTCGACAGGCTCAAGTTTCATCGGACTATTTCCCGGACTCGGGTCAATGATATCCAGGAGAAGGAGAATTACATGGCCGACAAGAGGTGTGTCCTCGCGGACCTGACCGCAGAGGAAAGGACTAAACTTGTACCTAAGTTACTGAAGGTG GAGTTTCCTCCAAATAAAGTAATTATCAGACAGGGTGCTACGGACGGCGAATTTGTCTACTTCATAATCTCTG GTCGGTGCAAATTCTTCAGGAACGTCATTCTACTCGAATCAGACAAAGAGGTCATCTTCGAGTTGGACAAGATTGAAGAAGGCGccttgtttggtgaggagtgtGTCCTTGACCCCGGTCAGCCATGCCCATGTAGTGTCGTCACTTCCTGTTTGACCACGTGCTATAAAATCAACAG GTGTGAGTTCAAATTAAAAGACACAGAGCATCTTATCCAGCTTCTGACCAACCATCGTCACGTGTTGCCTAGCGACGAGATGCTCCGTAACTATGGTTACAGTGAGACGCTATGGAAGTCCTACCGGGAAAGCCAGGTCCAAGACGTGGTGGCCGGAGACGCGAAGCCTCATTTTGATAATGGAAGGGAGATACTCAGGTTACAGAAGAACAGACAGGTTTCACTTTCATTTGATGA cACGCCTAAAAAACGAGGTATCTACTCTTTCTTGATCAACGAACCTAAAGGTCAGAGTTCAAGAAGTTCAAGGACGCAATCAGCCCGATTGCCGCTGGTAAATCCAAGTGTCTTCCAACCTGCTCCGGCGAACAGAAACAGGTCGAAATCTGCTGCCTCAAACAACACGGAAAACAAAG TGTCTGCACTCAAACCGATTTCGCCGAGTGACGTGGACCAGAAGCTTCAACTAGAATTCATACCGAAGCTCATGAAAAATAAAGGTGGACACAGCAAGGATTTTCTGCTAAAG GTTGTCGAAGAATACTCCAAGCTCCACACCCGCTCTATATGTAGCCAGGGTAGCCGAGAAAAGGGTCCCGATATAGACGCCAGGGACTTGATCCGCCGCTTTAGACTCTATCAGAATCCGGAAGAGGTCAGGAGAGCCAAGTGGTTGTTTGCCGCCGAGACCATTGACTACAACATACTGCTG ACCAACAGTTATCCTATAGAAGTGGACACAAAGGCTATGATCAAACGAGCTGCAGCCATCTCCGAGCAATACACGGAGAAGTTGAAGGCGAAGAGGCAGCAACCGGAGCCCCAGGAAAG CTGGTGCACACCTATACACGAGGAGCGAGAGACGGCGAAAACACAGATGGCTTTCGACAGATTCCGCACCGAGATTCTGCGCCGGCGCCTCCACAAACAGAAGGAGACCAAAGACAGCACGTCATTCTTAAAACATTTCATCAATGCGGAGAGGAGCTACGAGGATAAGATTAACACGACGGAGGATGATGGGGTGAAGGCAGATGATGCGGATTCAAAGACACCAAAAATG ACCCGCCGGGATACGAGATCGTTGTTCCTACGTCGGTCTAATCCACGGAACCGGACAAGCAGCGGGTTGGACCTCCGTTTGAATTCTACGATCGGGACTACCACACCTAGCAGTAGCAGTATACCGTTTCCTCGGCTTAAGCGGGTGCGAACAGCATCGGTCATCAGTCTGGGTCCACAG CTTCCGCACACGACAAGCCCAAGAAAAGCCAAGACACCGGGAGCCAAGAATCAGACAAGTCATTTTGATTTTTCTGATACGACGACAG GCCGCCGACCTAGGTCCCTGTCCACCACAATATAG
- the LOC135497109 gene encoding uncharacterized protein LOC135497109, with protein MGEIFGLKPTTQTLLIAILGSIASIAFVIIIMFAIYQCHRLCKEAGERRRDRVRVVIPPLNREPSIFVEAAPSISREMKTEPPPPYPLDVENNSLFLPSFDHRSRYRSPPPPYDAVSGTRLSTSTHGAVDNSNMPGSG; from the exons ATGGGAGAGATATTCGGATTGAA GCCCACCACTCAAACCCTTCTCATCGCCATCCTAGGCTCTATTGCCAGTATCGCGTTCGTTATCATCATAATGTTCGCCATCTACCAGTGCCACAGGTTATGCAAGGAGGCAGGGGAGAGACGAAGGGACAGAGTGAGAG TTGTCATCCCTCCGCTGAATCGTGAGCCGTCTATTTTTGTGGAGGCTGCGCCGTCTATATCCCGAGAAATGAAGACAGAACCACCACCACCTTATCCGTTAGACGTTGAGAACAACTCGCTGTTCCTGCCATCTTTCGATCACAG GAGCAGATACCGCTCACCACCGCCACCTTATGACGCAGTTTCCGGTACACGTTTATCCACATCGACTCACGGAGCCGTGGACAATTCAAACATGCCTGGCAGCGGATGA